CGGGCCGCCGTGGCGGCTTCCCGCAAGGCCGATTCGGGTAATCCGGAGAGTAAGGAACAGCTGCGCAGAATGGCCAGGGCCCGGTCACTCATGGTCGTTTCCCCGTCGCTCTCTTGCCATTCTTTCCGCCTTTTCTTTTGTCATCTCCCAAGTGTAAAGAAATTGACAGTTTGTCGCCGCCCCCGGACCTAGACTGAACCCACGGTTCCATTGTTTGGCGCCCGCCGTGGCACGGACCGATAGCAGGGCCTGTTCACACTATTTCCATCCAGCAGGCGCGATGGAAATAGTGTGAACAGGCCCTAAATAACGTTCAACAATGACCCGTCGCGCCAGCCCGCCGCCACCGCGACCCGCTCTCCGGGCCGTGTCATCGGTGGCCCCCCGCGCCGGGGTTCGGGAGAACCACATCATGCAAGGTCAGCACGACGAACGCAGAGCCAGCTTCACCCATATGGAAGACGGCAAGGCCGAAGACTGGCAGATCATTTCCGATGCCTTTGGCGGTTTCGCCCGGGAATTGCCGGACCGGGTGATCGAACACCTGCGTCTGTTGGAAGGCGATTGCGGCGGCTTCCCGGTGGACCGTCTCACCCATTGCTTGCAAACCGCCACCCTGGCTCATCAGGACGGCAAGGATGAGGAGTATGTGGTGTGCGCGCTGCTGCATGACATTGGCGACACCCTTGGTCCGTACAACCACGCCGACATCGCCGCCTCCCTGCTGGAGCCGTTTGTCAGTGAGGAAAATTACTGGATGGTGAAACACCACGCCATTTTCCAGGGCTACTATTTCTTTCATCATCTGGGGCTGGATCGTAATCTGCGTGACCAGTTCCGGGACCACCCGTGCTTCGAACGTACCGTGGAGTTTTGCGCGAAATACGACGGCGCCGCCTTCGATCCGGACGCGGAAACTCTGCCTCTGTCGTTCTTCGAGCCGATGCTGCGACGAGTAATGGAAAAGCCGAAACGCTCCCTGT
This sequence is a window from Alloalcanivorax dieselolei B5. Protein-coding genes within it:
- a CDS encoding HD domain-containing protein, whose amino-acid sequence is MQGQHDERRASFTHMEDGKAEDWQIISDAFGGFARELPDRVIEHLRLLEGDCGGFPVDRLTHCLQTATLAHQDGKDEEYVVCALLHDIGDTLGPYNHADIAASLLEPFVSEENYWMVKHHAIFQGYYFFHHLGLDRNLRDQFRDHPCFERTVEFCAKYDGAAFDPDAETLPLSFFEPMLRRVMEKPKRSLYKKTFDKQEATA